A window of the Deltaproteobacteria bacterium genome harbors these coding sequences:
- a CDS encoding calcium-translocating P-type ATPase, PMCA-type, giving the protein MATSKQRGLTSFEAGERRRRFGSNVLTPPRRDPWWRQFLVRFDDPVIRILVVAALLSTLTGHLTESAGIAVAILLSTLISFFSEYRANREFDLLNRSRDDVPVRVVRDGNVTTVPRRDVVPGDAVLLEAGEEVPADGSVDEAVSLAVDESRLTGESAPTPKSPSAGAAPREPLASAYPPDAVLRGTMVVDGRGTMTVEATGDSTEYGRSARAASEDPGEATPLQRQAARLSRGIGAAGFIVAGLTFSALVVRGVVAGGLSWAPFPVHALLDYAMIAVTIIVASVPEGLPMSIVLSLAYSMRKMTAANNLVRRMHACETVGAATVICTDKTGTLTRNEMRVQEWGFPGGADSGLPADPYRRRLLVEAVAANTTADLDRSGAEAASPVGNPTEGALLLWLEENGVDYLPVRERFRVARQWPFSTERKFMGTLGVSAVTGTAVLYAKGAPEIVLSRCSRVMTPRGPEPIGDATAAIEEALAGFQAAGMRSLGLAFRDAPEDAAGMGLSRAATDLVWLGFAAIADPVREEVPEAMKECRNAGVRVIVVTGDNPGTARQVARAIGLAGKGGGAHRTGPEFAAMGEEDAKASSRVLEVLSRARPSDKLRLVRLLKEDGHVVAVTGDGTNDAPALTHADVGLAMGKSGTAVAREASDIVLLDDSFRSIVLGIRWGRSVYLNIQRFLLFQLTVSAAALGTAALGTALAGPFLGIPMPFTVTQILWVNLIMDTFAALALATLPPDDGLMDRPPRDPAEFIVTRPMARNLAATALPFLALFIGGMLWILRDGRATDLELSVFFTTFVMLQFWNLFNARAFGLSRSALAGLSRNRGFLRIVFLILVGQILVVQYGGSLFRTVPLPLPYWISIVAGTSTVLWVGEAWRWRLRRRTGSLQT; this is encoded by the coding sequence ATGGCGACGTCGAAGCAGCGAGGGCTGACCTCCTTCGAGGCCGGGGAGCGCCGCCGCCGGTTCGGGTCGAACGTCCTCACGCCTCCCCGGCGGGACCCCTGGTGGCGCCAGTTCCTGGTCCGGTTCGACGACCCGGTGATCCGGATCCTGGTCGTGGCCGCGCTCCTGTCGACGCTGACCGGACACCTCACCGAAAGCGCGGGGATCGCCGTGGCGATCCTCCTCTCCACGCTGATCTCGTTTTTCAGCGAATACCGGGCGAACCGGGAATTCGACCTGCTGAACCGTTCGCGGGACGACGTTCCGGTGCGGGTGGTCCGCGACGGGAACGTGACCACCGTGCCCCGCCGGGACGTCGTGCCCGGCGACGCGGTCCTCCTGGAAGCCGGCGAGGAGGTGCCCGCCGACGGGTCGGTCGACGAGGCCGTCTCCCTCGCGGTCGACGAGTCGCGCCTGACCGGCGAATCGGCTCCTACGCCCAAGTCGCCTTCCGCCGGGGCCGCGCCGCGGGAGCCGCTCGCCTCGGCGTACCCCCCGGACGCCGTCCTTCGCGGGACGATGGTGGTCGACGGGCGCGGGACGATGACGGTCGAGGCGACCGGGGATTCGACCGAGTACGGAAGGAGCGCGCGCGCGGCGTCGGAGGATCCCGGGGAGGCGACCCCGCTGCAGCGGCAGGCCGCCCGGCTTTCGCGGGGCATCGGCGCGGCCGGCTTCATCGTCGCGGGCCTCACCTTCTCGGCCCTCGTCGTTCGGGGGGTCGTCGCCGGCGGCCTCTCGTGGGCCCCGTTTCCGGTCCACGCCCTGCTGGACTACGCGATGATCGCGGTGACGATCATCGTGGCGTCCGTGCCGGAAGGGCTGCCGATGAGCATCGTCCTGAGCCTCGCGTACAGCATGCGGAAGATGACCGCCGCGAACAACCTCGTCCGGCGGATGCACGCCTGCGAGACGGTGGGCGCCGCCACAGTGATCTGCACGGACAAGACCGGGACCCTCACGAGGAACGAGATGCGGGTGCAGGAGTGGGGGTTCCCCGGCGGCGCGGACTCCGGTCTGCCGGCCGATCCGTACCGAAGGCGGCTTCTGGTCGAAGCCGTCGCGGCCAACACCACGGCCGACCTGGACCGGAGCGGGGCCGAGGCGGCGTCCCCGGTCGGGAACCCCACGGAAGGGGCCCTGCTCCTGTGGCTGGAGGAGAACGGCGTGGACTACCTCCCCGTGAGGGAGCGTTTCCGGGTCGCCCGCCAGTGGCCCTTTTCGACCGAGCGGAAATTCATGGGGACCCTCGGGGTCTCCGCCGTGACGGGGACGGCGGTCCTCTACGCGAAAGGGGCGCCCGAAATCGTCCTCTCCCGCTGCTCGCGGGTGATGACGCCGCGCGGGCCCGAACCGATCGGCGACGCGACGGCGGCCATCGAGGAGGCGCTCGCGGGGTTCCAGGCCGCCGGGATGAGGAGCCTGGGGCTCGCGTTCCGCGACGCGCCGGAGGACGCCGCCGGTATGGGGCTTTCCCGCGCGGCGACGGACCTCGTCTGGCTGGGGTTCGCGGCGATCGCGGACCCGGTGAGGGAGGAGGTCCCCGAGGCGATGAAGGAGTGCCGCAACGCGGGCGTCCGGGTGATCGTCGTCACCGGGGACAACCCCGGGACGGCCCGCCAGGTCGCCCGGGCGATCGGGCTGGCCGGGAAGGGGGGCGGCGCCCACCGGACCGGGCCGGAATTCGCGGCGATGGGGGAGGAGGATGCGAAAGCCTCCTCCCGCGTTCTCGAGGTGCTGTCGCGGGCGCGCCCCTCCGACAAGCTCCGGCTCGTGCGGCTGCTGAAGGAGGATGGGCACGTGGTCGCGGTGACGGGGGACGGCACCAACGACGCCCCGGCGCTTACCCACGCCGACGTCGGCCTCGCGATGGGGAAGTCGGGGACCGCCGTGGCGAGGGAGGCGAGCGACATCGTCCTGCTGGACGATTCGTTCCGGAGCATCGTCCTCGGGATCCGCTGGGGGCGTTCGGTCTACCTGAACATCCAGCGGTTCCTCCTGTTCCAGCTGACCGTCAGCGCGGCCGCCCTGGGGACGGCGGCCCTGGGGACGGCGCTGGCGGGCCCGTTCCTCGGGATCCCGATGCCGTTCACGGTGACGCAGATCCTCTGGGTCAACCTGATCATGGACACCTTCGCCGCGCTCGCGCTGGCGACGCTCCCCCCCGACGACGGCCTGATGGACCGTCCCCCCCGCGATCCCGCGGAGTTCATCGTGACGCGCCCGATGGCGCGGAACCTCGCGGCGACGGCGCTCCCGTTCCTCGCCCTGTTCATCGGCGGGATGCTGTGGATCCTGAGGGACGGGCGGGCCACGGATCTCGAGCTCTCCGTCTTCTTCACCACCTTCGTGATGCTCCAGTTCTGGAATCTGTTCAACGCCCGGGCGTTCGGACTCTCCCGCTCCGCGCTCGCGGGCCTTTCGCGAAACCGCGGCTTCCTCCGGATCGTCTTCCTGATCCTGGTCGGCCAGATCCTCGTCGTCCAGTACGGCGGGTCGCTCTTCCGGACCGTGCCGCTGCCGCTGCCGTACTGGATCTCGATCGTGGCCGGCACCTCCACCGTGCTGTGGGTCGGGGAAGCATGGCGGTGGCGGCTTCGGCGGCGGACGGGCTCCCTCCAGACATAA